A single region of the Phycisphaerae bacterium RAS1 genome encodes:
- the bamB_1 gene encoding Outer membrane protein assembly factor BamB precursor: protein MYPARRATAKYWQFSFGIVLTLAAGRLAAADGNWPQFRGEGALGIADGRALPTEFDVASGKNIVWKIAAPGLSHASPIVWGEHVFIWTAAPTAAGTEQSLKVGLYGAGDSAEDMVEHEWKLICLNKKSGKTVWEQVAYRGEPKFKRHTKATQANSTPATDGKCIVVLGPNGLTCYGMDGRQKWTRELGPLDVGPHNAKELHWGFAASPILADGRVVVQCDIKENAYIAAFDAADGRELWRTPRDDVPGWSTPAAATIDGSTQIIANGCKRMAGYDLSDGRDIWHMSGGGGIPVPTPVIDDGLIYLTSNHRPLRNADPTKPIFVLKTPLKGEIATPAASQPTSAETAPSQPPQAHVAWMKTGRGNYMQTPLVYRGLAYFCNDNGMLTAYDARTGEEAFRERLGGGSTGFTASMVAGDGKLFVTSEEGEVFILSAGRSLEILGNDLLDDVCLATPAISEGCLYFRTQHGVVAIAAR from the coding sequence ATGTACCCTGCGCGTCGAGCGACCGCGAAGTATTGGCAATTCAGCTTCGGCATCGTCTTGACCCTCGCCGCCGGGCGACTCGCCGCAGCCGACGGCAACTGGCCGCAATTTCGCGGCGAGGGCGCGCTGGGCATCGCTGACGGCCGCGCGTTGCCGACCGAGTTCGACGTGGCGAGCGGCAAGAACATCGTCTGGAAGATTGCGGCGCCGGGGCTGTCGCACGCCTCGCCCATCGTCTGGGGTGAACACGTGTTCATCTGGACCGCCGCTCCCACCGCCGCCGGCACCGAGCAGTCGCTCAAGGTCGGCCTCTACGGCGCCGGCGATTCAGCCGAGGACATGGTCGAGCACGAGTGGAAGCTCATCTGCCTCAATAAGAAATCCGGCAAAACCGTCTGGGAGCAGGTCGCGTACCGCGGCGAGCCGAAGTTCAAGCGGCACACGAAAGCGACGCAGGCGAATTCGACGCCCGCGACCGACGGAAAGTGCATCGTCGTGCTCGGGCCAAACGGCCTGACCTGCTACGGTATGGACGGAAGGCAGAAATGGACCCGCGAACTGGGGCCGCTTGATGTCGGCCCGCACAACGCGAAGGAGCTGCACTGGGGCTTTGCCGCCTCACCCATTCTTGCGGATGGCCGCGTCGTCGTGCAGTGCGACATAAAAGAGAACGCGTACATCGCGGCCTTCGACGCCGCCGACGGCCGCGAACTGTGGCGCACGCCGCGCGACGATGTGCCCGGCTGGAGCACGCCGGCGGCCGCCACGATCGACGGCAGCACGCAGATCATCGCCAACGGCTGCAAGCGCATGGCGGGCTATGACCTGAGCGACGGACGGGATATCTGGCACATGTCGGGCGGCGGCGGAATCCCGGTGCCGACGCCGGTGATCGACGACGGCCTGATTTACCTCACGAGCAATCACCGTCCGCTGCGCAACGCCGACCCGACCAAGCCGATCTTTGTGCTCAAGACGCCGCTGAAAGGCGAGATCGCGACACCGGCCGCGTCGCAACCCACATCGGCCGAGACGGCGCCGTCGCAGCCGCCGCAAGCCCACGTCGCCTGGATGAAGACCGGCCGCGGCAACTATATGCAGACGCCGCTGGTCTATCGCGGACTGGCGTATTTCTGCAACGACAACGGCATGCTGACGGCCTACGACGCGCGCACTGGGGAAGAGGCCTTTCGGGAGCGGCTCGGCGGCGGCAGCACCGGTTTTACGGCATCGATGGTCGCCGGTGACGGAAAGCTCTTCGTCACCAGCGAGGAGGGAGAAGTGTTCATTCTGAGCGCCGGGCGATCGCTCGAAATCCTCGGCAACGACCTGCTGGACGACGTCTGCCTGGCGACGCCGGCGATTTCGGAAGGATGCCTGTATTTCCGCACGCAGCACGGCGTGGTCGCGATCGCGGCGCGCTGA
- a CDS encoding RNA polymerase sigma factor, whose amino-acid sequence MKPSGPETLESLARAAAAGDEAAFERLHDRLRAGLERFLLKRTGKRRDLADELAQRAWVEMWRALRERRYDPDRAAFSTFLYAIAYKLWMQHCRANRESTGAATADDPVLEALQHQPNRLDELHLVELLEALRGCREQSDGPGSLTAEERELLNVLAEGASERQAAERLGLAASTVNARKRAAYAKLRACLAAKGFDGGYGIASTDFPARRRTD is encoded by the coding sequence GTGAAGCCCAGTGGGCCGGAGACGCTTGAATCGCTGGCGCGAGCCGCGGCGGCGGGAGACGAGGCCGCGTTCGAGCGGCTGCACGATCGACTGCGGGCGGGCCTGGAGCGTTTTCTGCTCAAGCGAACGGGCAAGCGGCGCGATCTGGCGGATGAGCTGGCGCAGCGGGCATGGGTCGAGATGTGGCGGGCGCTGCGCGAACGGCGCTACGATCCCGACCGGGCAGCGTTCTCCACTTTCCTATACGCGATCGCGTACAAGCTGTGGATGCAGCACTGCCGGGCGAATCGGGAATCGACGGGCGCCGCCACGGCCGACGACCCCGTGCTGGAAGCGCTCCAGCACCAGCCGAATCGGCTGGATGAATTGCACCTCGTCGAGCTCCTGGAAGCGCTGCGCGGCTGCCGCGAACAATCCGATGGGCCCGGCAGCCTGACGGCGGAGGAGCGGGAGCTGCTGAACGTGCTGGCCGAGGGGGCCAGCGAGCGGCAGGCGGCCGAGCGGCTGGGCCTGGCGGCGAGCACGGTGAACGCCCGCAAGCGCGCGGCCTATGCAAAGCTGCGCGCTTGCCTGGCGGCGAAGGGGTTTGATGGCGGTTACGGGATCGCGTCTACTGACTTTCCAGCACGACGACGAACGGATTGA
- the trmB gene encoding tRNA (guanine-N(7)-)-methyltransferase: protein MQSSARPVAVDFAELDAFDWTRIFGTDRPVELEIGVGKAGFLLRRARLLPDVNFLGIEWANEFYKYAVDRMQRWNLTNVRILRTDAAHFIRGICPRGSLRALHVYHPDPWPKKRHQKRRLFQKPFVDAAVECLIPGARWAVQTDHAEYYEQIAGLLRAQPKLVEVAFDDPEFGVSAAQLGTNFEIKYLREGRAIYQIAMRRM, encoded by the coding sequence ATGCAATCCAGCGCACGCCCCGTCGCCGTTGACTTCGCGGAACTCGACGCGTTCGACTGGACGCGCATTTTCGGCACGGATCGCCCGGTGGAACTGGAAATCGGCGTCGGCAAGGCGGGATTCCTGCTGCGCCGCGCACGGCTGCTGCCGGACGTAAACTTCCTGGGCATTGAATGGGCCAACGAGTTCTACAAGTACGCGGTCGATCGCATGCAGAGATGGAACCTGACGAATGTGCGAATCCTGCGGACAGACGCGGCGCATTTCATCCGCGGCATCTGCCCGCGCGGCTCGCTCCGCGCCCTGCATGTTTATCACCCCGATCCCTGGCCCAAGAAGCGCCATCAGAAGCGGAGGCTGTTTCAGAAGCCCTTCGTCGACGCCGCGGTGGAGTGCCTGATCCCGGGCGCTCGCTGGGCGGTCCAGACCGATCACGCCGAATACTACGAACAGATCGCCGGCCTGCTGCGGGCGCAGCCGAAGCTGGTCGAGGTTGCGTTTGATGATCCGGAGTTCGGCGTCTCGGCCGCGCAGCTCGGGACGAATTTCGAGATCAAGTACCTGCGTGAGGGCCGCGCCATTTACCAGATCGCGATGAGGCGCATGTGA
- a CDS encoding putative DNA ligase-like protein — protein MATARRKLAARATSKSALPVELPRRIDPMLAQAADEPFDSPQHLFEIKWDGTRCVAFFDGARVRLQNRRDIEMRDRYPELACLCGLPPGTVLDGEVIVLDQGKPSFHKLAKREQCQDPQRIAAAAKRIPATLIAFDLLFLAGKDITGRPLVERRELLRNVVARLGSPHVIAADYVVGAGRAYFQAAEKHALEGIMAKRLDSPYLPGKRSAHWLKIKVATVGVFDVLGFVPREDDPIVSALVVGERIGRRWVFKAKVGSGFTETSRAEWHRNLAPLPALAHPPADGPKEAVWRETGLKARVRYFEKTPTGKLRAPVFLGIAGDSSK, from the coding sequence ATGGCGACGGCAAGACGCAAGCTGGCGGCCCGCGCGACGAGCAAATCCGCATTGCCGGTCGAACTGCCGCGGCGGATCGACCCGATGCTCGCCCAGGCGGCCGATGAGCCGTTCGATTCGCCGCAGCACCTTTTCGAGATCAAGTGGGACGGCACGCGCTGCGTCGCGTTCTTCGACGGCGCGCGCGTCCGGCTGCAGAACCGCCGCGACATCGAAATGCGCGACCGCTATCCCGAGCTGGCCTGTCTTTGCGGTCTGCCGCCAGGCACGGTGCTGGATGGCGAGGTGATCGTTCTGGACCAGGGGAAACCCTCGTTTCACAAGCTCGCCAAGCGCGAACAATGTCAGGATCCGCAGCGCATCGCGGCGGCCGCCAAGCGCATTCCCGCCACGCTGATTGCGTTCGACCTGCTCTTCCTGGCGGGCAAGGACATCACGGGCCGGCCGCTGGTGGAGCGGCGCGAGCTGCTGCGAAACGTCGTCGCGCGGCTGGGCAGCCCGCACGTCATCGCCGCCGATTACGTCGTCGGCGCCGGCCGAGCCTATTTCCAGGCCGCGGAAAAGCACGCGCTGGAAGGCATCATGGCCAAGCGGCTGGATAGCCCGTACCTGCCGGGCAAGCGCTCGGCTCACTGGTTGAAGATCAAGGTCGCGACCGTGGGTGTATTCGACGTTCTCGGATTCGTGCCGCGTGAGGATGATCCAATCGTCAGCGCGCTGGTGGTCGGCGAGCGGATCGGCCGCCGCTGGGTGTTCAAGGCCAAGGTCGGCAGCGGCTTCACCGAGACCAGCCGGGCGGAGTGGCACCGAAATCTTGCGCCGCTTCCGGCGCTGGCCCATCCGCCCGCGGACGGGCCCAAGGAAGCCGTGTGGCGCGAGACGGGCCTGAAGGCCCGCGTCCGCTACTTCGAGAAGACGCCGACGGGTAAACTGCGGGCGCCGGTCTTTCTGGGCATCGCCGGCGACTCGTCGAAATGA
- a CDS encoding Type IIS restriction enzyme Eco57I: protein MPAPTDPPALFANLDYARHGTNRRRQGLFLPKYLAEAARDARLRDDAQAHAHDTLTRWAELDSSGKLEKKKETTLHAEFLTDLFGAALHYTLFSAGLPQWNLQPEFSLPGGAADGAIGVFSTDSTPRPRVLIELKGPTVNLDRDRFNGRTAVQQLWDYFAAVPECPWGILSNYVSFRLYHRSKTPYAYESFTLQELCNAEPFQRFYAVFERGGLLPTIAGQLARADQLLERTDARQREVGSELYRAYHENRLGLIDHLRKPAHGKSLDEAIHITQKLLDRIIFVAFCKDRGLLPSNAIKRAWDFVPPFSHVVNPRWQNFRNLFRSIDAGNERDGIHAYNGGLFATDPPVDGLELHDDWTKFFHEVGTYDFQDEVNVDVLGHLFEQSVTDLEALRTSGEPGEAELRPAAGRRKREGIYYTPPFVTRCIVEQTVGRSIAERFAALADEFAVDLAAEPTKGTLATWIKFQQARLDALRGLRVCDPACGSGAFLIQAYDELENAYEEVITALSLHQGNEEQLRDAISDTILRENLFGVDLSAEAVEITRLALWLRTARRGRTLADLSHNILHGNSIVEEAEVDPRAFDWRGRFARVFADGGFDCVIGNPPYVKLQNFRKREPRIAAHLVQRYRSAKTGNFDMYLPFIERGLDLLRSGGRMGFIAPSVWLFNEYGAGLRELIAERRALERFVDFKSFQVFADATTYTALQFFSPGQHEPSDPTRDSDPSRATDPSRATDPSRDRKGAVPWTPSDPSCTRKHAVSEEPLPHGRGSEETRGSEKAARRETVQVADAGDGNVKSLAFYDVPYERLGAGAWALLPDRQQAIIDAMRKRSVTLEEAAGGIIVGIQTSADAIYHLIKLGPNRYYSHSLEREVEIEDEIMKPLVSGEDAVPFATPDTDKHLLFPYHVDDEGYRLLTQSEVKRSKRAWKYLCGHEQVLRNREAGAFNDEQWWRFGRPQNIDKQHLSKIGVPQTVNRLSAFIDPNGERYFNNVRVNGILERPDKRYSLWFLLGMLNSRALDYVFKRTAKPKDRDYFEANKQFIAPLPIPRADAKAQKPVAELARKLADLHGKRLKLFADVHRRFVTDLPPAEVLRASPLPPAMPEKLRSFDALPLGEQIDQLEKFAKREFKPRERKDWDEYLTQQRNAAARLAQSIRDSESDLNERIDAMFGLSAEHIATIAESVCRA from the coding sequence ATGCCCGCGCCGACCGACCCGCCCGCCCTCTTCGCCAACCTCGACTACGCCCGCCACGGCACTAACCGCCGCCGGCAAGGGCTGTTCCTCCCGAAGTACCTCGCCGAAGCCGCTCGCGACGCGCGCCTGCGCGACGACGCCCAGGCCCACGCCCACGACACGCTCACCAGGTGGGCCGAGCTCGATTCCAGCGGCAAGCTCGAAAAGAAAAAGGAAACCACGCTCCACGCCGAGTTCCTCACCGACCTCTTCGGCGCCGCCCTGCACTACACGCTCTTCTCCGCAGGCCTCCCACAGTGGAACCTCCAGCCCGAATTCAGTCTCCCCGGCGGCGCGGCGGACGGCGCGATCGGCGTCTTTTCGACCGACTCCACGCCCCGCCCGCGCGTGCTGATCGAGCTCAAAGGCCCGACCGTCAATCTCGACCGCGACCGCTTCAACGGCCGCACCGCCGTCCAACAGCTCTGGGACTATTTCGCCGCCGTCCCGGAATGCCCCTGGGGCATCCTCAGCAACTACGTCAGCTTCCGGCTCTACCACCGGAGCAAGACGCCCTACGCCTACGAATCGTTCACGCTTCAGGAGTTGTGCAACGCCGAACCGTTCCAGCGGTTTTACGCGGTGTTTGAGCGCGGCGGGCTTCTGCCGACGATCGCCGGCCAGCTTGCCCGGGCCGATCAACTGCTCGAAAGGACCGACGCGCGGCAGCGCGAGGTCGGCTCGGAGCTTTACCGCGCCTACCACGAGAACCGCCTGGGCCTGATCGATCACCTGCGCAAGCCCGCGCACGGCAAATCGCTGGACGAAGCGATCCATATCACCCAGAAGCTGCTCGACCGCATCATCTTCGTCGCCTTCTGCAAGGACCGAGGCCTGCTGCCGTCGAACGCGATCAAGCGCGCGTGGGATTTCGTTCCCCCCTTCTCCCACGTCGTCAACCCGCGCTGGCAGAACTTCCGCAACCTCTTCCGCAGCATCGACGCCGGCAACGAGCGCGACGGCATCCACGCCTACAACGGCGGCCTGTTCGCGACGGATCCGCCCGTCGACGGCCTGGAGCTGCACGACGACTGGACGAAGTTCTTTCACGAAGTCGGCACCTACGACTTTCAGGACGAAGTCAACGTCGACGTCCTCGGCCACCTCTTCGAGCAATCCGTCACCGACCTCGAAGCCCTGCGAACCAGCGGCGAGCCGGGCGAAGCCGAGCTCCGCCCCGCCGCCGGACGCCGCAAGCGCGAAGGCATCTACTACACGCCGCCCTTCGTGACGCGCTGCATCGTCGAGCAGACCGTCGGCCGCAGCATCGCCGAGCGCTTCGCCGCGCTGGCCGATGAATTCGCCGTCGACCTCGCCGCCGAGCCGACCAAGGGAACGCTGGCGACGTGGATCAAGTTTCAGCAGGCGCGCCTCGACGCGCTCCGCGGCCTGCGCGTCTGTGACCCGGCGTGCGGCAGCGGCGCGTTCCTGATCCAGGCGTATGACGAGCTGGAGAACGCCTACGAAGAGGTCATTACCGCGCTCTCTCTTCACCAGGGAAACGAAGAGCAGCTTCGGGACGCGATCAGCGACACCATCCTGCGAGAAAACCTCTTCGGCGTCGATCTGTCCGCCGAGGCGGTCGAGATCACGCGCCTGGCGCTCTGGCTCCGCACCGCTCGGCGCGGCCGAACGCTGGCCGACCTGTCGCACAACATCCTGCACGGCAACAGCATCGTCGAGGAGGCCGAGGTCGATCCGCGCGCGTTCGACTGGCGCGGCCGGTTCGCGCGCGTCTTCGCCGACGGCGGATTCGATTGCGTCATCGGCAACCCGCCTTACGTCAAGTTGCAAAACTTCCGCAAGCGCGAGCCGCGCATTGCGGCGCATCTGGTGCAGCGCTACCGCTCGGCGAAGACCGGCAACTTCGACATGTACCTGCCCTTCATCGAGCGCGGGCTGGATCTGCTGCGCTCCGGCGGGCGGATGGGTTTCATCGCCCCCAGCGTGTGGCTGTTCAATGAGTATGGCGCCGGGCTGCGCGAGCTGATCGCCGAGCGCCGCGCGCTGGAGCGCTTCGTCGATTTCAAGAGCTTCCAGGTTTTCGCGGACGCGACGACCTACACGGCGTTGCAGTTCTTCTCCCCCGGGCAGCATGAGCCTTCGGATCCGACCCGCGACTCCGATCCGAGCCGCGCGACTGATCCGAGCCGCGCGACTGATCCGAGCCGCGACCGTAAGGGAGCGGTTCCTTGGACGCCCAGCGACCCGAGCTGCACGCGGAAGCACGCGGTTTCTGAAGAACCGCTCCCTCACGGTCGCGGCTCGGAAGAGACGCGCGGCTCGGAAAAGGCGGCGCGGCGTGAGACGGTGCAGGTGGCCGACGCCGGCGACGGAAACGTGAAAAGTCTGGCGTTCTACGACGTTCCCTACGAGCGGCTGGGCGCAGGCGCGTGGGCGCTTCTGCCCGACCGGCAGCAGGCGATCATCGACGCCATGCGAAAAAGGAGCGTGACGCTTGAAGAGGCGGCCGGTGGGATCATCGTCGGCATTCAGACCAGCGCCGACGCGATCTATCACCTCATCAAGCTCGGCCCGAACCGCTACTACTCGCATTCGCTGGAGCGCGAAGTCGAAATTGAAGACGAGATCATGAAGCCGCTCGTTTCGGGCGAGGACGCTGTGCCGTTCGCCACGCCCGACACAGACAAGCATCTGCTCTTTCCGTATCACGTAGACGATGAGGGCTACCGGCTCCTTACGCAGTCCGAGGTCAAGCGATCGAAACGGGCGTGGAAGTATCTCTGCGGACACGAGCAGGTGCTTCGAAACCGCGAAGCTGGCGCATTCAACGATGAACAGTGGTGGCGGTTCGGCCGGCCGCAGAATATCGACAAGCAGCACTTGTCTAAGATCGGCGTCCCTCAAACGGTCAATCGCCTGTCCGCGTTCATCGATCCCAATGGCGAGCGGTATTTCAACAATGTCCGCGTTAACGGAATTCTTGAACGACCGGACAAGCGCTACTCGCTTTGGTTTCTGCTCGGGATGCTCAACTCGCGCGCGCTGGATTACGTGTTCAAGCGTACGGCCAAACCGAAGGATCGCGATTACTTCGAAGCCAACAAGCAATTCATCGCCCCGCTGCCGATCCCCAGGGCCGACGCCAAGGCCCAGAAGCCCGTCGCCGAGCTGGCCCGCAAGCTGGCCGACCTGCACGGCAAGCGGCTGAAGCTATTTGCCGACGTGCATCGCCGCTTTGTAACCGACCTGCCGCCGGCGGAGGTGCTGCGGGCCTCTCCGCTGCCGCCGGCGATGCCCGAGAAGCTGCGCAGCTTCGACGCCCTGCCGCTGGGTGAACAGATCGACCAACTGGAGAAGTTCGCCAAGCGCGAATTCAAGCCGCGCGAGCGGAAGGACTGGGACGAATACCTTACGCAACAGCGCAACGCCGCCGCCCGGCTGGCGCAGTCCATCCGCGACAGCGAGTCCGATTTGAACGAGCGAATCGACGCCATGTTCGGCCTGTCGGCAGAGCACATCGCGACGATTGCTGAATCCGTTTGCCGCGCATGA
- a CDS encoding Nucleotidyltransferase domain protein yields the protein MIAELKTPEIADLCRRWRIRELALFGSALRGDSRPDSDIDLLVTFEPGADWSLLEHIQLQTELSAMLGRPVDMVTRRTIERSANPIRRNEILSSARTVYAA from the coding sequence ATGATCGCCGAACTGAAAACGCCCGAAATCGCCGACCTCTGCCGCCGATGGCGCATCCGCGAGTTGGCGCTGTTCGGCTCGGCCCTGCGCGGCGATTCTCGACCTGACAGCGACATCGACCTGCTCGTGACGTTTGAACCCGGCGCGGACTGGAGCCTGCTGGAGCACATCCAGTTGCAGACCGAACTGAGCGCGATGCTCGGTCGGCCGGTGGACATGGTCACGCGCCGCACGATCGAGCGCAGCGCCAATCCGATCCGCCGAAACGAAATCCTCTCTTCCGCCCGGACGGTCTATGCCGCGTGA
- the lepA gene encoding Elongation factor 4: MAAVGRPCKHWRKRVDQKLIRNFSIVAHIDHGKSTLADRLLQTSGAVAQRDMQEQLLDTMDLERERGITIKASAVTLDVVVDGQTYMFNLIDTPGHVDFHYEVSRALAACEGALLVVDATQGVQAQTVANAYAAVNAGLEIIPVVNKIDLAGALPEDTALEVENVLGIDAKNVQFVSAKSGIGIEELIRSIAHLLPPPAGDAAAPLQASVFDNEYDEYRGVICYVRVFNGTLRKGQKVLLMGRARHYVITDLGKLRPQMVPVEQLAAGEVGYMVANIKTLQDVTVGDTITDAVNPAAEALPGYQPPQQMVFCDFYPASGEAYDELRDALNKLSLNDASFTFIPEHSDALGFGFRCGFLGLLHMDIIQERLERECGVDVVQTAPSVTYEVLLRDGKTQRFDAASDMPSVDKIEELREPIVEVQMIVPADCVGSIMALGEQRRGEYKRTEYLSQTRVMLTYHFPFGEILYDFYDKLKSATRGYGTMDYHVTGYKASDLVKLDILVNSVPVDALSVICHHSMAQRRGRKVIERLRQEIDRHQFEIPLQAAIGAKVIARETIKAFRKNVTAKCYGGDVSRKRKLLEKQKEGKKRMKTVGRVDIPQKAFMVVLEPGE; the protein is encoded by the coding sequence ATGGCGGCGGTCGGTCGTCCCTGCAAGCACTGGCGGAAGCGCGTGGATCAGAAGCTCATCCGAAATTTCTCGATCGTGGCCCACATCGACCACGGCAAGAGCACGCTGGCCGACCGGCTGCTGCAGACCTCCGGCGCCGTCGCGCAGCGCGACATGCAGGAACAGCTTCTCGACACGATGGACCTGGAGCGCGAACGGGGCATCACCATCAAGGCCTCGGCCGTCACGCTGGACGTCGTGGTCGACGGCCAGACGTACATGTTCAACCTGATCGACACGCCCGGGCACGTCGATTTTCACTACGAGGTGAGCCGGGCGCTGGCGGCTTGCGAAGGGGCGCTGCTCGTCGTCGACGCGACACAGGGGGTGCAGGCGCAGACCGTCGCCAACGCGTACGCCGCGGTCAACGCCGGGCTGGAGATCATTCCCGTCGTCAACAAAATCGACCTGGCGGGGGCCTTGCCGGAGGACACGGCGCTGGAGGTCGAAAACGTCCTGGGCATCGACGCCAAGAACGTGCAGTTCGTCTCCGCCAAGAGCGGCATCGGCATCGAGGAGCTGATTCGCAGCATCGCGCACCTGCTGCCGCCGCCGGCCGGCGACGCGGCCGCCCCGCTGCAGGCGTCGGTCTTCGACAACGAGTACGACGAGTATCGCGGCGTGATCTGCTACGTGCGCGTCTTCAACGGCACGCTCCGCAAGGGGCAGAAAGTGCTGCTGATGGGCCGCGCCCGGCACTACGTCATCACCGACCTGGGCAAGCTCCGCCCGCAGATGGTCCCGGTCGAGCAGCTCGCCGCCGGCGAAGTCGGCTACATGGTCGCGAACATCAAGACGCTGCAGGACGTGACCGTCGGCGACACGATCACCGACGCCGTCAACCCGGCCGCCGAGGCGCTGCCCGGCTACCAGCCGCCGCAGCAGATGGTCTTCTGCGACTTCTACCCCGCCAGCGGCGAGGCGTACGACGAGCTGCGCGACGCGCTGAACAAGCTGAGCCTGAACGACGCCTCGTTCACGTTCATTCCGGAGCACAGCGACGCTCTGGGCTTCGGCTTCCGCTGCGGGTTCCTGGGCCTGTTGCACATGGACATCATCCAGGAGCGGCTGGAGCGCGAGTGCGGCGTGGACGTGGTGCAGACGGCGCCGAGCGTGACGTACGAAGTGCTGCTGCGCGACGGCAAGACGCAGCGTTTCGACGCGGCCAGCGACATGCCCAGCGTGGACAAGATCGAGGAGCTGCGCGAGCCGATCGTCGAGGTGCAGATGATCGTGCCGGCCGATTGCGTCGGGTCGATCATGGCCCTGGGCGAGCAGCGCCGCGGCGAATACAAACGGACCGAGTATCTCTCGCAGACGCGCGTGATGCTGACCTATCACTTTCCCTTCGGCGAAATTCTCTACGATTTCTACGACAAGCTGAAAAGCGCCACGCGCGGCTACGGCACGATGGACTACCACGTGACGGGCTACAAGGCGTCGGACCTGGTGAAGCTCGATATCCTGGTGAACAGCGTGCCGGTCGACGCGCTCTCGGTCATCTGCCACCACAGCATGGCCCAGCGCCGCGGGCGCAAGGTGATCGAGCGCCTGCGGCAAGAGATCGACCGGCACCAGTTCGAAATCCCGCTCCAGGCGGCGATCGGGGCGAAGGTGATCGCGCGCGAGACGATCAAGGCCTTCCGCAAAAACGTGACCGCCAAGTGCTACGGCGGCGACGTCAGCCGCAAGCGCAAGCTGCTGGAGAAGCAGAAAGAGGGGAAAAAGCGGATGAAGACGGTGGGGCGGGTGGATATCCCGCAGAAGGCGTTCATGGTGGTGCTGGAGCCGGGGGAATAG